The Salvia miltiorrhiza cultivar Shanhuang (shh) chromosome 1, IMPLAD_Smil_shh, whole genome shotgun sequence genome has a window encoding:
- the LOC130987267 gene encoding protein ELF4-LIKE 4, protein MEGDTFSGLGNGSSQLDGKVMQSFQKSFVQVQNILDQNRLLINEINQNHESKIPDNLSRNVGLIRELNNNIRRVVDLYSDLSTSFTKSMDASSEGDSSGVAFKSDGKAGHKRHRPGS, encoded by the coding sequence ATGGAGGGTGACACATTTTCTGGGCTTGGCAATGGCAGCAGCCAGCTTGATGGCAAGGTTATGCAGAGTTTTCAGAAAAGTTTTGTGCAAGTTCAGAATATATTGGATCAGAATAGGCTGCTGATCAATGAGATTAATCAAAACCACGAGTCGAAAATCCCAGATAATTTGAGCAGAAATGTTGGCCTAATTAGGGAGCTCAACAACAATATCAGGAGGGTTGTTGATCTCTATTCTGATCTCTCCACCTCCTTCACCAAATCAATGGATGCTTCGTCTGAAGGCGACTCAAGTGGAGTCGCCTTCAAGTCCGATGGGAAAGCCGGGCACAAGAGGCATCGGCCCGGCTCTTGA